AACATCGCGACCGAAGCGTCCTGTGCGAAGCTGTTCGCCTCCGAGATGTGCTCGCGCGTGGCCGACCGCTGCGTGCAGGTGCATGGCGGCGCGGGCTACATGCAGGAGTACCCGATCGAACGGCTGTACCGCGACGTGCGCCTGTTCCGCATCTTCGAGGGCACCAGCCAGATCCAGCAGCTGGTGATCGCGAAGAACATGATCCGCGACGCGCGCGGCTGAGCGCCGGCTCCGCCTTCCTTCCTGCCTGCGTGCATGCCGCTCGCCGCCGCTTTTCCCTTGTCCTGACCCACACTGGAGCATCCTGATGCACGTGAAGCCGTTCGCAAGCCTGGCCACGCTGGCCGCCCTCCTGCCGCTGGCCGCGCTGACGGCCGCCGCCCAGCAGTACCCGGCCAAGCCGATCCGCATCATCGTACCGTTCGGCGCCGGCGGTTCCGCCGACACCATGGCGCGGCTGGTCGGCCAGCGCTTCACCGAGACCTGGGGCCAGGGCACGACGGTGGAGAACCGCACCGGGGCGGCCGGGATGATCGGCGCCGAGGCCGTCGCGCGCTCCCAGCCCGACGGCTATACGCTGATGGTCACCTCGGGCGCGTTCTCGTCCACGCCAGCGCTCAACCCCAAGGTGCCGGTGGACATCTTCAAGGACTTCACCCCGGTGGTGAACATCTCGAACACGGCCACCATCATCAACGTGCATCCGTCGCTGCCGGTGAAGAGCATCAAGGAACTGGTTGCCTTCGCGAAGAAGCGGCCCGACCAGATCAGCTACGCCACCGCCGGCGTGGGCAGCACCGGCCACCTGGCGACCGAGCTGTTCCTTTCGATGACCGGCACGAAGATGGTCCATGTGCCGTACAAGGCCAACCCGATCGCGGTGATCGACGTGATCTCCGGCAACGTGCCGCTGATGTTCGACCTGGTACTCACCGGCGCGCCGCATGTGCGCTCGGGCAAGCTGCGCGCGCTCGCGGTCACTGCGGCCCAGCGCCTGCCGCTGCTGCCCGACGTGCCGACGGTCACCGAGGCCGGGCTGCCGGCCTTCGATGCGAACGTCTGGCTGGGCATGATGGGCCCGGCCAACCTGCCGCGCGACATCGTCATGCGGTTGAACACCGAGGTGAACCGCATCGTCAAGCTGCCCGAGACCGTCAAGCGCTTCAACGAACTGGGCGTCGAGCCGGCCGGTGGCACGCCCGAGGCGTTCGCGACCCTGCACCGCAACGACTTCCTGAAGTGGCAGAAGGTGGTCAAGGACGCGAAGATCACGCTCGAGCAGTGAACGCGACATGCGCACGCGAGGCAATGAGCCGCGGGCTGCGTCCGGTGGTTGCACGATGACACCAGCCGCGCGCCGCGCGGTCGGCGGTGCACTGGCCGTGCTGCTCGCGGCGAGCGCGCCTGCCGTCGCGCAGAAGGCCTGGCCCGAGCGTCCGGTGCGGCTGCTGGTCGCCTTCGGTGCCGGCGGCTCTTCCGACACCGTCGCGCGCACCGTCGCGCAGAAGCTGGCCGAGGGCATCGGCCAGCCGGTGCTGGTCGAGAACCGCTCCGGCGCCACCGGCACCATCGCGGCCGACGTGGTCGCACGCGCGGCCGGCGATGGCCATACGCTGCTGTTCACCTCGGCGCTGTCGACCGCCGCGGCGCTGTACCCGACGCTGCCGTTCGACTGGCAGCGCGACCTGAGCGCGATCGTGCAGACCACCGCCGGACCGCAGGTGCTGTACGTGCACCCGTCGCTGCCGGTGAAGACGGTGAAAGACCTCGTCGCGTTCGCGCTGAAGCGGCCGGGCGAACTCGGTTACGCCAGCTCCGGCATCGGCTCGGTCGCGCACCTGTCGGGCGCAAGCCTGGGCATCGCGAGCGGACTGCAGCTGATCCACGTACCCTACAAGTCGAACGGGCTGGGCACGATCGACGTGATCGCCGGCCATGTGCCGATCATGTTCGACCAGCTGTCGACCGCCGTGCCGCATGTGAAGGCAGGCAAGGTGCGTGCGCTGGCCGTGACTTCGGGCAAGCGGGTGGCCTCGCTGTCCGAGGTGCCCACGATGATCGAGAGCGGCTACAAGGATTTCGAGACCACCGTCTGGC
Above is a window of Rhodocyclaceae bacterium DNA encoding:
- a CDS encoding tripartite tricarboxylate transporter substrate binding protein; its protein translation is MTPAARRAVGGALAVLLAASAPAVAQKAWPERPVRLLVAFGAGGSSDTVARTVAQKLAEGIGQPVLVENRSGATGTIAADVVARAAGDGHTLLFTSALSTAAALYPTLPFDWQRDLSAIVQTTAGPQVLYVHPSLPVKTVKDLVAFALKRPGELGYASSGIGSVAHLSGASLGIASGLQLIHVPYKSNGLGTIDVIAGHVPIMFDQLSTAVPHVKAGKVRALAVTSGKRVASLSEVPTMIESGYKDFETTVWHGLMGPGSLQKDVLARINTEVNRVLKLADVRDRLNGLGLEVIGGTPEAFAAEMKRDFAWASRTIKAAGIKAE
- a CDS encoding tripartite tricarboxylate transporter substrate binding protein; translated protein: MHVKPFASLATLAALLPLAALTAAAQQYPAKPIRIIVPFGAGGSADTMARLVGQRFTETWGQGTTVENRTGAAGMIGAEAVARSQPDGYTLMVTSGAFSSTPALNPKVPVDIFKDFTPVVNISNTATIINVHPSLPVKSIKELVAFAKKRPDQISYATAGVGSTGHLATELFLSMTGTKMVHVPYKANPIAVIDVISGNVPLMFDLVLTGAPHVRSGKLRALAVTAAQRLPLLPDVPTVTEAGLPAFDANVWLGMMGPANLPRDIVMRLNTEVNRIVKLPETVKRFNELGVEPAGGTPEAFATLHRNDFLKWQKVVKDAKITLEQ